Within Paroedura picta isolate Pp20150507F chromosome 13, Ppicta_v3.0, whole genome shotgun sequence, the genomic segment cagaagcaccttagaggccagtgggggggggggtgttccctcaggtgctcctgggttcgaatcccagtgttctactacagaccaacacaatTGGCCCCTGAGATTACACTGCTGTGGAGTTTGGGGATTTCCCCCTGCCAGCTTGACCTGAGTCCTGTGCGGTTGTCCTGATTTCCTTGTTCTCACCCCAAGACTCCCGTGCCTTGTCTGCTGAGCCACCTGCTGAAGTCAGCTTGCCCTTCCTCAGCTGGGGAAGACCGGACAGGTCTCCTGAGCGTCATGCAGAGAGGGTGTGCCCTATTTAGAGGGTTAAAGGTCTATTTAGGTTAAAGATCTACTAGAAGGACGCATTCATCAGTGGCTGGAAGGGAATCTCAACTACTTCAGCGTCTGCAGCACTCTCTGCTGCCCTTTGTTTGCTCTTTCGTCCTGTCTCTGCCTCACTTTGGGGGAAACCCTTTTAAAACATTGCTCGTAAGTGGGTTGGGTTACTGCTCTTCCGTTCAGCTCATTCGCTTGAGTTTCTAAACTCACACCGGTgccagaacctcagaagagccctcctggatcagaccaatggttcccctagtccagcctcccgtctcacacaggggccaaccagttcctccggagggccagccacaaggcagaggggccgagggcctgatgttgcctcctggctctaggatccagaggtttagtgcctctgcatgtggaagttcccctctgCCACCATGGCGAGTAGCCACGGACAAGACTTCTCCTACATGAATCTATCGAATCCCTTTAGAAAGCTCTTAATTCCTGTGGGCATCACCCCGTCCCCTCTGGCAGATTATCCCACACTTGAATCACTCTCTGTGCAAAGGAGCACCAACGTAGAAAAGCCTTTTTTCTAggtgagaaaaacagaacctcacAGGGTCTttgtgagaagggaagggaggagagcgGAATTATGTCTCcaccctgggcaggaaggcagagtgcaaatgaagtaaataacaaAGCGCTCTCACAAGAACGTGCCTTCTCCTGCGTCAGACCTTTGGTCCTTCAGCATggatattgtctgctcagactctCAGCTGCTCGCCAGAGTCTTCTGTCGGCAGCTTGCCCCTCACCACCTTCCACCTGGCCCATTTTGGACTGGAGATGCCAAGCAGAAGTTCTGCCGCTTGGTCTTCTACAGAGCAGCTCTGGggggtggactgtatgacatcaCCGACCTGCCgagctccttcctttccccagactccaccttccGCCCATTCCAGCCCCCAAACTCCTGAGCCGGCCTTGGGAACCCTCCTACTGGGGAGAGCTTGGCACGAGCCCTTCCTCCTTCATCGTCCTCTTCCTTTGAGCCAAGCTCTTCAGGGGCCTCCGAAGCTGCTGGGAACCGAGGAACAAAGATGCAGTTCGAGGAAAGCACAACCCTGGAGGACAGACTAAACAAACACTTCACCTGCCCTCAGGTGATGCTTCCCTCCCTCGGAGCCACGTTGGTTCTTCACACCTGGCCACACTCTGAATTGGACGCTGTTGGGTGAAGTCCTTCAGCACAACAAGCCCTTTATGTGGCTCTTCCGGGTGCGGAAAAGAGTTCGCAGTGTGCGCTTTGTGCAGttcacacacaaatgcacacaaagCCCTCCGAGGCATGCCCATCCTGGCCTAAGCCCcacagcctgcctttctccttccctctttgtTGGCCGCTCCCCGAGAGAAAAGTTAGGGCCCCTTTGGGGAGGCTTGGGGTTTCCGAGGGACCAGAACCTTGGAACAGCCGCTTTATTTCTTCATGCCCTGGGGTTTATTTAGCTGGAGTGTCGGTGTGGTGGGCTGGACTaagacctgggagacccaggttcgaatcctcgtTGCCAGTTGCATGATCCAGCCAATCGGGGACCATGTAGCTGAGGGGGCAACATCGTGGGGCCGCTTGACCAATCCGGTTGGGCCGCTTGATGACACCGTAGAGCCAAATTGGACCGAGAGCAACCTTTTCCGCTCCCGTTCGGAATGGACAAACATTGTCATGCTGCTTTAAAAACCCACCAAATGGGAAACGCGAGGCTCCGTTTTGCTGAAAGTGAAGTTGTTCCTGCCTCCTGCCAGTGTCAGCTGCCCTCTGGAGCAAGCTACGGCGAGCAAaggactggggcggggggggggggatacgtcCCTGTGCCATGGGGAGGGAAGCTCCTCTCAAACAATTATTTGCCTCCCTCCTGAGAAGGACTCTCAGTCTTTTTCCTGCAGGAGGAGAAGCCCCTCTTCTTTTGTCTGgcacctgccccccttccctccctccccatcaaaTCCATGCCAACTTCTGGACAACAATGCAGAGAGAGCAGCAACGCAGGCTGGCATCTCTTGGAGACCTTGCTAATTGGTCGGGGTGGCGTTTTGTTCCAAGATGCCTGCTCCATTTTGTAGCGGAAACATGCTGTGGATGATTTAAGGGAAGCATTGCGGTCTCGGTTTATATTCTTGCAATCGAAAAACAAATGTGGAGAATAGAATTTGGGGACTTAAAAGAAAAACCTTAGCTCTTCAGGATCTGAAGATACAGGTGAATTTTGCATGTCAAAATGGTGATTATCCATCTTGGGTATAAGAAGTGGCTGGATAGTTCTTTGTTTGTTTCCTCCTCGGCTACAGATCTCCAGTGACACAAATCGCATCGGCCGAATAGCAATAATTCTATCCAGGTAAGTGGAAGAAGCCCTCCTCAGAAGCTAcacagggtcggccctgcttaggacttggatggggtTGCTGCTCAGGGGCAGGCTATGGCAaaagcacctctgaatgtgtcttgctttgaaaaccccacaggccataaatcagctgtgactttacaGTGAAAAAAAACCAGCAATGAAATCCAGGAATAATCTGGAATGGAAtggcagttaaaaaaaacccatacacaCCTAAAAACAGACTTGCATACTGAATGCAAAGGCCgtgtatatttaaaaacaaaaactaacaTAAAAACTACTGAACAGACTCTATGTTGGGTCCGGCTCCTTCGCAAACTGACATGAAAGGACAACGGAGTGACGGTTGTGGGTAGCTGCCACTTGCCGTCCGGCTGCTTCAAACACTTGTCGTTTTAGAACGAAGGCTGGGCATTGCAGGGTGAATGTCTGGCTGTCCAGAATGTAGCGGAGTATTTGCAAGGTTCTGGGGACACAAAGCTGTCCCACTTGCCCATTAGAATCATCCTTCCAAGCACTGCTCTTCATGTCCCTGAGGCAGGCAGGTGAGGCAGGCGGCAACTAGAGGCGGGGCTTTTTCGGTGGTGGCCTCCTGCTTGTGGAGCTCTTTCTCCCTTGAGCTTTGCCTGCTGGCTCTTTTTTAGGTGCCGAGCAAAAACAATTCTTTAACCCATATTTTTAGTTGAGGGGTTTCAGCTGTTTTTATGCTATGCTTTTAGCCTAATGTTTTGAAAACATGCTTGTTTTTAATAGTGGTGACTCTTGTGTCGTTTATTTTACTCTTCTACTACAACACGGTGGCAGATTGCAGAGTCGCTGTCCTCTTTTGTGTGCTTAGGGTGCCCCCTGTGCCGCTGGCCAGAGGAGGTATTGCAGCCTCCAATTCTAGACCCAGAAAGGGCAAAAGGCCATATAAACCCTGAGAGCCCAAGTTGTTTTCAGACTGTGTGTCATTTGATGTGGGGGAGATGTTGTAATTCAGAGATAAACACATAGTTCCATCTAGAAGatctcaagttcaatccccaacatctccgaTTGAAAAAAATATACATCTAGAGAAGCATTTTGActgagaatttggggggggggggcactgcgcATTAGGCTGCACAATTCTGGGCCAGCAAGTTGTCTGAGGTGGTCCCATGCAGTGCACTGAGGAGTAATTTTGCCTCCAACAATACGGTTTCTAAAAGCTAAACATGAGGATTGCTATTTTAACTACGGTTCTGTACCTTATTCCTTCTAGCTTAATCCCTTTTCTGTTAATGACTCCCGTGTTTGGTATCGGCAACCATAACGAATGTTATCAGAACTTCACTGTGAAACACAAGTAAGTCCATCTCAGTGGGTAAATGCTACGCATGTCCAGGCTTTTGCTGATCACTGTCTCTGAACTTGAGACAAAATGTCTTTATATTTCTGTGTCTGTCTTGGCCTGGTAGCCCAGACGAGCCCAAACtggtcagatcatggaagctacgCTGGATTGACCCTAttaaagaccaccaaggaagttcagggtcacaGAACTGCCAtgaatcaactgtgacttgatgacaattTCTACCACTATATCTGCATCTAGACCCTGTCAGATCACCTTTTGTggtgaaggggtgtgtgtggtagAAACAGGCATGAACCTTGTGCTGAGCCAAAATTTGTACCAAATTCTACCTGGATTGGGACTCAGGGGGCAACATTCAGCTCACACGTGGTAcagcttgggggtggagtctacagaggacagggacctcattgggCTACAGTGCCACAGAAAagcatcattttctccaggggaagtgactcCTGTCATCTGAAGATCTGCTGTATCTCCAGGAGACTCCcaagccccacttggaggctggcatccctactcccccAAGCCTGCCCAGGCTGTTTTCCAGTCATCCCCTTCTGGTTTGCCCTCCCCTTGAGATTTCATGTCGCCCAAAcatgcctcccccctttcctccttcttGGACTGCAGGTGCCTTCTGCTGCACACAGAAACCCACCTGTCACCCACCAACCTCCAGCAGTCCACCTGCTCGGTGATCTATTTCTACAGCATCGgagtcttcctcttcttctgcctggCCAGCTTCATCGCTATCCTGGTAAGGGATGGGACCACTCATGGCTCTGGGAATAAGACTGTAGCAAATAAGGACAGGGCCACCAGACGTGGGATCTTGTGTGGGTCAGTGGCGTGGAACTGAGAACAAGCGGGAGGGGCAGCCCCCTTGGATTCCTCTCTAACCTGTAGAGTCACAGTTCCCAaaggacaaaacaaaagaaacctcATTCTTTAattcagggtttcccaaccatggggCTTTGGTACCCTTCAAAATCCAGCAATTGCCTTATTTTCCTAGTTGTCCCTGGATTTATTCTGATCGTCTTTCTAACAAGCTTCTGAAGTAGGTTAAtctgagaaggaaagagaaagagaaagagagagaggcagacaacCTCCCAACTGATCATGGATCTGAGCTCAAGAACTCCCCTTTCCAAGTTGAACGCCCCAGGCCACTTCACTGTAATATCACTGCTGAGGCTGTCCTTGGGCATGTTTTGACAAGAACTCTTTGCATTTTctcttcatccctcccccccaacacgTTGTAGGTCCTGCTTATCCAAGCCAGAGCTTTGTACAAGAGATTCGTCAACTCAACTGGCTACTTGGGTGATCAGCAGTGGGCTATAATCAAGATGGTCGAACAACGTGTGATTCTGTACCCTGTTGTGTTTTTCTGCTGCTGGGGCCCCGGTAAGTCATGCTGGGCCTCTGTGTCGTACGGTCCCTGTTTAGTACAAAGACTTCACTAGCTGCTTCCTTGTCAAACATGCTGAGGTGTAGAATTTGACCCCCTTTAGGGGGTCAACATGTTTGACAAGGAAGCAGCTAGGGGCTGTAGTACACAAACCAACCTGTTACGTGGCTCCAGAATTGTTTAGCTATGCCGACTACTCCTTCTTGGGTGATCTATGCCTATAGCAAATACAGATCGATTGACTGATGAGCCAGAGAAATATCAGGGCATGGCaaataatatattttctaaatcccgcatctcccctctttctttccacAGCCTTTATCCTTGGAATAGTCAAACTGACCAATCTAGAAAACACAAGCAGCCTCTATATGGCTCTTAATGTTTTAGAGGTAAGCATTGGACAGTAATGCACAGAGGTACCTCAGGGCTAACGTCTTCAAATAAAGCTTTTTGAAGCTGTTCATTGACAAAAGCTTTGTGGATACATGAGACATCAGTGATTTTGGGTGTTTTGTCCCCCACATCCATGAACTGCGCCCAGAGGGAGTCGGTTGTTTTGCAGCTCCATTAAATTGTGCTCTTGTGGTGAAATGGGATTAGGGAATACCACTGTCTGATGCACAGGTCATGTGCAAGTCAGTGCTCCTCCTACCTTGTAGCAAAGATGCTTTGTGGTAACATAACCATGCTtggcaaggtgtgtgtgtgtgtgtgtgtgtgtgtgtgtgtgtgtgttacagaaACAGTCTGGTTACAGCCTGCGCCCCTCTACCACCAGCCCTTGTCTGCCTCACTCAAAAACCcaggttttaaaatttgctatgTGTCAGCTTCCTTGCACAGAATGCCATAAGTGGCTTCCAAATAGTAACATCGCTCACGCCCCCGAGCAGCAGGTGGGGAGGTGGAAACTAAGACTCATAGCTGGGGCGATTATGTATTCttaatctgttttaaattgttttaactgGCTTTAATTGTGGAGTGTCCATAGCTGTGAACCACCCCGAGTCAGAAATCCTGAAAGGGAAATCTAATAAacgaagaaataaaaataaagacaacTTCTAGTTAAAGACAACTTGAAGGATGGGGACAGTTGGTATCCCACTTCAAATGTTGTAGCGATTCACCTGTAACTCAGTCacctccagggttgccaacctgcaggagatcccctggaatgaaaactgatctccaggtgagagagagttcacctggagaaaacggccactcgGGAAGGTGCTCTCTGTGGCcctgtccctcctctcccctcccctccgcaagcCTCGCTGCTTATTCTGTCGTATGCCTTCCCTTTTTTCAGGCCCTTACAGCCTCTTCGCAGGGCCTGCTGAACTGTGTCGTTTACGCCTGGACCCAGCACATGTTCCGCTGCATGAAGCGCAAAGCCTGCAGAGACGCCGACACGCAGACGCCGCTGCTGCGCTCCCAGAAGAGGTTCTACGCCAGCACGCACCCCGTCAACACCCGAGAAGCCGCCACGTCCCCCTCCACTGGGTTATAAGCGAAAGAACCCGTTGGGACCCGGCCACCAGGTCTCTCCACCCTCCCCTTCTGCTGCTGTGCCCCTTGcccccttctctgctgctcaCAACGGGCTCTGGCCACCTGGGTCTGCCCCCCAACGGCCCTGAGATGGCGCAGGGGGATGCTGAAGCAGGCCGTGGGAGGCGCTGCAAGAAGCAGAGACTTGACGTGGGGGTGACGGTTGGCCCCCAGGCAGGTGTTCCCGCCAGATCATGGATGCGTTGTAACTGGATCAGGATGGAAATGaactgtttctccctccctccctccctccctccctccctccctctctttcagtttttttaaaatcaaccaTCATTATTTATTTGATAAAAGAAATAATGAATCCTCATTTAATCCTGTAATAATTCCCCTGTGGGATTCTGTCCAGGAACTGTCAAccctggggggctgggggagagcttTTTCTGACTGGAGCCACACGTGAGAGAAATCAGAATATTTTCATGATTGTGATTTGTGTGGATTTGATCTGTTACTAAAGGTACATTAGGGGATTAGACAGGTGGGGGGGACAGGGATGTCAGCCGGGGACATTCTTGGAGATATGAAGGTCGTACCTGCAGGAGGGAAggattgcaggggtggccaaagtgtggctctccagatgtccatggactacaattcccatgagcccctgccatgggaattatagtccatggacatctggagagccacactttggccactcctgctcgtTGGTATATCACAGAGTCTGCCCTTCAGAGCTACCCCTTTTCCCAAGTGGGCTGGTCTTTGTCCCCAGTCGATCAGTTCTACTTCCCAGAAAACTACAAGACCCACCCGGAGATGGGCATACCAAGTGATGGACCAATCGGTGACCTTCCTTGGACTGGATCAGAACCACGCTCCACTTCCTGGGGGAACATCACCACACTGCCCCTGCCCTGTGAAAGTGGCCATGCCTTCCTTTGCTGAACATAGCAGAGGCGTTAAGTTGGTCAAGAGCCAACGGCCATGGACCTTGGGTTCCTTTCAGGAATTAACTGGCCCAACTATTTCTGGAGAAGAAAGGCCACCAGTTATAACCTTGCAGCTACATTTAGAAGTCAAAGGTGCCTGTGTTCTTAGCCAGGCTATAAGGGAAGTCCCTGCAGGACATGGACTTGACTCAGTGTGTCTCGTACAAAAGCGCTCTCCAGTGATGGGTGCCCACCCTCAGAGAGGGGCTGCTGCAGCTGGCAAGAGAGGTTGCTGTCTTCTACCTGTGGGGCAAGTCTTGAGGGTTTTCTTTTGACCAAACGGGATAATAGCAGCTATGGACATGAGAAAGCACGCGCAGCCATTGGGACCCTTCACACCACGCCCACACCCATTTATTTTCGCACGAGTCAGGCTTTCCCCAGCGCAATCTCCCCAATGCTGCCCTGCTCGGTGTCAATGCGGCCCCCTCTGCCTGCATCGGCTGAACACGGATCTCAGCCTGGAGCCGAGGAAGGTGATCGCGGCGGCCACCGCCAGGATGATGGGAATCACAAGCTTCAAAGCGAAACTGAGCACAGCTGTGCTGAAAGCCTCGGTGGGAGAGCCACTGTCgatgctcccccccgccccgaagTCCTTGCAGTACGGAGGGGCCCAGCCGAAAGGACAGTGGCAGTTGTGGCGGCTGTTGCAGACCCCCCGGCCGTGGCACTTCTTGTTCATGTCACACTTGGACTTCAAAAGGGACACGGGGACGCAGGTCCGGTTCAGACAGATCTGGCCTCGGCCGCATGCTGTGCCGTCGGACACGGCTCCTTTGTCCCTGGCGTCCTTTCTGGGTTGGTGCCTGGTGCTCCAGCAAGGCACGCCGCTGACCGACAACTGGACATACTTTGATGGGTTGAGCAGCTTTTTGACGCCGGAGCAGTACAGCCTCCCGCACAGA encodes:
- the TMEM116 gene encoding transmembrane protein 116, with the protein product MGFSAAVSPAPIAPPAGDSLQFYAVLHWIQAVMAVLSLMGSSSIIGYAVFQNTARSPEVRPLFYLSISDLCLGLCWLLGALLFSSKATETTDQGAACYNLQTTGQVFYVASFLYTVNYIWHLYIDLKAKYDQSRFINSSQISSDTNRIGRIAIILSSLIPFLLMTPVFGIGNHNECYQNFTVKHKCLLLHTETHLSPTNLQQSTCSVIYFYSIGVFLFFCLASFIAILVLLIQARALYKRFVNSTGYLGDQQWAIIKMVEQRVILYPVVFFCCWGPAFILGIVKLTNLENTSSLYMALNVLEALTASSQGLLNCVVYAWTQHMFRCMKRKACRDADTQTPLLRSQKRFYASTHPVNTREAATSPSTGL